A genomic segment from Argopecten irradians isolate NY unplaced genomic scaffold, Ai_NY scaffold_0031, whole genome shotgun sequence encodes:
- the LOC138311483 gene encoding LOW QUALITY PROTEIN: nascent polypeptide-associated complex subunit alpha, muscle-specific form-like (The sequence of the model RefSeq protein was modified relative to this genomic sequence to represent the inferred CDS: deleted 1 base in 1 codon; substituted 1 base at 1 genomic stop codon), translating into MLYGKIVVIKRTGADGAQFPLTTSVCLFGRSNECDIRIQLPNVSREHCKVTVDDKGKVFLNNLSTVNPIKVNDKVVHGDIELKNSDIFTIIDRSFRFELPEGSSVSPKKMNSPTKVSTPKAKSSSPNKSVNQRKPLSPSNRELDLQPAVAPKSPSKDSKKSVPRAKTPSGTVASVPSTPKELGDEGRHKILTPKAKPPRTPLSKTPQSNQDVRGRSMTPAKSRVQSPSPSSRTAKDHISRSTTPKGTSSSTPIIKTPKSKSLEKTPKSNTTPKTTSMSTSPKGVTPKAKTPRATSPKTDTPKAATPRATTXRTASPKAVPTPKATTPRATSPKAVTPKATTPRATSPKAVTPKAKTPRATSPKAVTPKATTPRATSPKAVTPKATTPRTASPKAVTPKATTPRAASPKAVTPKAKTPRTTSPKAVTPKATTPRATSPKAVTPKITTPKTESPKATTSRAASPKAVTPKMDSKKTPSTEGRRKSMPAGSPYVPKTASLKKNLSELRRRSQPVLESTSPNRSGLPKTPENRKRKSTESIAPSSKRKRVSFGPQLSPEHFDKQLPPITPVRKGATPRRRSEPLKRTSPQSLLKRRSMAPKTTPIKEESPSKSPKAATPKAASPAKSPTASPKTATPKAATPGRPKSPAASPKAASPKADTPARSKSPVASPKAVLPKAATPARSKSPVASPKAVTPKAATPGRPKSPAASPKAVLPKAATPARSTSPVAALKAVTPKAATPGRPKSPAATPGRPKSPAASPKAATPGRPKSPAASPKAVTPKAATPARSKSPAASPKAITPKAATPGRPKSPAASPKAVTPKAATPERPKSPAASPKAATPKAETPARSKSPAASPEAASPKAATQKRPKSPVVTPKATKSATPSSKSSKRKSDGKGIGNASFTGIKRLLKTPKGKATVSADISFTGLQEMLKTPTVITSTPKQISHKKRRASTGTVGLSANKTVTPSKSAKKQKLDRSFKELDALMPSPVKSPGATTPKHTPKSAKKTPKSVKKTPKQATPKSTKKTPKTTPKVGKTPKSVKKSLKTASPPPALKNAVALRAIHGKDAIPSLGGSWSDILKKGIMQKGVARKLSPARPKPVQVKQAPTKAAKVPPKTPRTVAAKKAPTTGHVNSPVTLVIHKKSTKTPKALPKKGRKSMGRKVHKKITDDLNTTLTGLTDLFESPKRTTKSPKTPSSVGTPHSLYSDIPDTPNGPGEMIVSPISTGKKRKSVSSPNLLGVKNLFIQKKSPKAGSPTGIKRLMATPKQKFLAASPTGIKRLMATPKQKSVAASPTGVADLFKTPKTTAKTTPKATPKNTPAKALPKTTPKTTPKTTPKTTPKTTPAKTTPKTMPKIVLSKRKAVKSTKKSPSAMKASPPRRGRKRPATDDSSPHVPSKVVKTSEKTATPSPAKPLPRTKTAKKTPTKSPVKGRSTRGRKEIAKKSPIKKAVAQPTKVDSPKVEVQNRRKGRFAKKVPTPQKDLPVKKGKRTAAVAKITEDIKPSPAKKPSPLKTKSAVVKKASTVKKSPVKRSRRGAPMEEVAKAATPKAATPVKKTRRGGPVKQKSPVKPVEEKVATPVKAAEVKLIEEVAKAATPKVATPVKKTRRGGPVKQKSPVKPVEEKVATPVKAAEVKKDTPVKRTRRGGPVKKIPEKKTELKTATPVKEALPASPVKRSRRGSKITKSPAKAASKKETSDKSNKRSPAKKVEKAATPAKSPVKAPARRGRRGAATVPTPVKDSPAKSAPTRGTKRKAIDEQKSLAKVPKISAPVEVAKPSPEKKGKRGAVAKPATPAKVSPVKPRRTKGKAETPVKAETPVKKVVVEEKKVNTPKPSPAKLTRVNRRKAVQGKPASPAKVSPQKKDKKGTVKTTKIATPAKVSPVKAKWATRGKAASSAKKLPVKATKSNKKTTKAASPAKKAATPVKRTTRSRK; encoded by the exons ATGCTGTATGGTAAAATAGTAGTTATCAAGCGGACGGGGGCAGATGGTGCACAATTTCCCTTGACAACATCAGTATGTTTGTTTGGAAG atCCAATGAATGTGACATTCGCATTCAGCTCCCAAATGTATCCAGAGAACATTGTAAGGTCACAGTTGATGATAAAGGAAAG GTGTTCCTGAACAATCTTAGTACAGTAAACCCAATTAAAGTGAATGACAAAGTTGTTCATGGAGATATTGAGCTGAAGAACAGCGATATTTTCACTATAATCGATAGATCCTTTCGCTTTGAGCTACCAGAAGGGTCTTCAGTCTCTCCAAAGAAAATGAATTCCCCGACTAAAGTCTCTACCCCTAAG GCCAAATCTTCTTCACCTAACAAGTCTGTCAATCAAAGAAAACCTTTATCGCCATCAAACAGAGAACTTGATCTTCAACCAGCAGTTGCACCCAAGTCTCCAAGTAAAGATTCCAAAAAATCTGTGCCAAGAGCCAAGACACCATCGGGTACTGTCGCAAGTGTGCCTTCTACACCAAAGGAATTGGGTGATGAAGGTCGTCACAAGATTCTGACACCAAAGGCTAAACCACCAAGAACACCTTTATCAAAAACACCGCAATCTAACCAAGATGTTAGAGGGCGAAGCATGACCCCAGCAAAATCTCGAGTACAGTCACCATCTCCATCTTCAAGAACAGCAAAAGATCATATTTCTAGGTCCACAACACCCAAAGGAACATCTTCTAGCACTCCTATCATAAAAACTCCTAAGTCAAAATCTCTGGAAAAGACACCCAAAAGTAACACAACTCCAAAAACTACATCCATGTCCACCAGTCCTAAAGGTGTCACTCCCAAGGCAAAAACACCAAGGGCCACTAGTCCTAAAACTGACACTCCCAAGGCAGCAACACCAAGGGCCACCACCTAAAG AACCGCCAGTCCGAAGGCTGTTCCAACTCCCAAAGCAACAACACCGAGGGCCACCAGTCCTAAAGCTGTCACTCCTAAGGCAACAACACCAAGGGCCACCAGTCCAAAGGCTGTTACTCCTAAGGCA AAAACACCAAGGGCCACCAGTCCAAAGGCTGTTACTCCCAAAGCAACAACACCAAGGGCCACCAGTCCAAAGGCTGTTACTCCCAAAGCAACAACACCAAGAACCGCCAGTCCTAAAGCTGTCACTCCTAAGGCAACAACACCAAGGGCAGCCAGTCCTAAAGCTGTCACCCCCAAGGCAAAAACACCAAGGACCACCAGTCCAAAGGCTGTTACTCCCAAAGCAACAACACCAAGGGCCACCAGTCCAAAGGCTGTTACTCCTAAAATTACAACGCCCAAGACTGAAAGTCCTAAAGCAACAACATCAAGGGCGGCCAGTCCTAAAGCTGTTACGCCAAAAATGGATT CTAAAAAGACACCCTCAACAGAAGGAAGAAGAAAG TCAATGCCAGCAGGAAGTCCATATGTACCTAAAACTGCATCATTGAAGAAAAACTTGTCAGAACTGCGACGTCGATCACAGCCAGTATTGGAATCAACCAGTCCAAATCGTTCAG GATTGCCAAAGACCCCTGAGAACAGAAAAAGAAAGTCAACTGAATCTATTGCTCCTAGTTCTAAAAGGAAAAGAGTATCATTTGGTCCTCAGTTGAGTCCAGAACATTTTGACAAACAATTACCTCCAATTACTCCTGTAAGAAAGGGAGCAACTCCAAGGAGACGATCTGAACCCCTGAAAAGAACATCACCACAGTCTTTGCTAAAACGAAGATCAATGGCACCAAAGACTACTCCCATCAAGGAAGAGAGTCCTTCAAAGTCTCCAAAAGCTGCTACACCCAAAGCAGCATCACCAGCGAAGTCTCCTACAGCATCCCCAAAAACTGCTACACCAAAAGCAGCAACACCAGGAAGACCCAAGTCACCTGCAGCATCCCCAAAAGCTGCTTCTCCCAAAGCAGATACACCAGCTAGGTCCAAGTCACCTGTAGCATCCCCAAAAGCTGTTTTACCCAAAGCAGCAACACCGGCTAGGTCCAAGTCACCTGTAGCATCCCCAAAAGCTGTTACACCCAAAGCAGCAACACCAGGAAGACCTAAGTCGCCTGCAGCATCCCCAAAAGCTGTTTTACCCAAAGCAGCAACACCAGCTAGGTCCACGTCGCCTGTAGCAGCCCTAAAAGCTGTTACACCCAAAGCAGCAACAC CTGGAAGACCCAAGTCACCAGCAGCAACACCAGGAAGACCCAAGTCGCCAGCAGCTTCTCCTAAAGCAGCAACACCAGGAAGACCTAAGTCGCCAGCGGCATCCCCAAAAGCTGTTACACCTAAAGCAGCAACCCCGGCTAGGTCCAAGTCTCCTGCAGCATCCCCAAAAGCTATTACACCCAAAGCAGCAACACCAGGACGACCCAAGTCGCCTGCAGCATCCCCAAAAGCTGTTACACCCAAAGCAGCAACACCAGAGAGACCTAAGTCTCCTGCAGCATCCCCAAAAGCTGCTACTCCTAAAGCAGAAACACCAGCCAGGTCTAAGTCGCCAGCAGCATCTCCAGAAGCTGCTTCTCCCAAAGCAGCAACACAAAAAAGACCAAAGTCTCCTGTGGTGACACCAAAAGCCACCAAATCAGCTACCCCTTCTTCTAAATCCTCCAAACGGAAATCTGATGGAAAGGGTATTGGTAATGCATCATTCACTGGAATAAAGCGACTGTTGAAGACTCCGAAAGGAAAAGCTACTGTTTCTGCAGATATTAGTTTCACAGGCCTTCAGGAAATGTTGAAGACGCCAACTGTGATAACAAGTACTCCAAAACAGATCAGCCACAAGAAAAGGCGAGCAAGTACTGGTACTGTGGGATTGTCTGCAAACAAGACAGTAACCCCATCAAAGTCTGCAAAGAAACAAAAATTAGACCGGAGTTTTAAAGAACTTGATGCATTGATGCCCAGTCCAGTGAAATCTCCTGGGGCCACTACTCCGAAGCACACCCCTAAATCGGCCAAGAAAACTCCCAAATCTGTTAAAAAGACTCCAAAGCAAGCCACACCTAAATCTACTAAAAAGACACCCAAGACAACACCTAAAGTAGGAAAGACACCTAAATCTGTAAAGAAATCTTTGAAGACAGCCTCCCCTCCACCTGCTCTTAAAAATGCTGTGGCTTTGAGAGCTATCCATGGTAAGGACGCCATTCCAAGTCTTGGAGGAAGTTGGTCAGATATACTTAAGAAAGGAATAATGCAGAAAGGAGTGGCCAGGAAACTGTCTCCAGCACGTCCCAAACCAGTACAGGTCAAGCAGGCTCCTACTAAAGCAGCAAAG GTTCCCCCTAAGACTCCCAGAACAGTGGCTGCCAAGAAAGCTCCAACAACAGGACATGTCAATTCTCCAGTTACACTGGTCATACACAAAAAGTCAACAAAAACACCCAAAGCTCTGCCTAAGAAGGGTCGCAAAAGTATGGGAAGAAAAGTCCACAAG AAAATTACAGATGATTTGAATACAACGCTGACTGGTCTGACAGATTTATTTGAGTCTCCAAAAAGAACAACGAAATCTCCAAAGACACCTTCCTCTGTGGGTACACCTCACTCACTTTACTCTGACATTCCTGACACTCCAAATGGTCCAGGAGAAATGATTGTGTCCCCTATTTCAACAGGAAAGAAACGTAAGTCTGTTTCTTCCCCAAATCTACTTGGTGTGAAGAATCTTTTCATTCAGAAGAAATCTCCCAAGGCAGGAAGTCCAACTGGCATAAAGAGATTGATGGCTACTCCTAAACAGAAGTTTTTGGCTGCAAGTCCAACAGGCATTAAACGATTGATGGCTACTCCTAAACAGAAATCTGTGGCCGCCAGTCCCACAGGAGTTGCAGATTTATTCAAG ACACCAAAAACTACTGCAAAGACCACGCCCAAGGCAACACCCAAGAATACACCTGCAAAGGCCTTACCCAAGACTACACCCAAGACTACACCCAAGACCACACCCAAGACTACACCTAAGACTACACCTGCAAAAACCACACCCAAGACCATGCCtaaaattgttttatcaaaaaGAAAGGCAGTAAAATCAACCAAAAAATCTCCATCTGCAATGAAAGCATCACCACCCAGAAG GGGAAGGAAGAGGCCAGCTACAGATGATTCATCACCTCATGTCCCAAGCAAAGTGGTAAAAACGAGTGAAAAAACTGCAACACCAAGCCCAGCAAAACCATTGCCAAG GACAAAGACTGCCAAGAAGACTCCAACAAAATCTCCAGTTAAAGGAAGATCAACAAGAG GGAGGAAGGAAATAGCAAAGAAATCTCCCATCAAGAAAGCAGTAGCACAGCCAACCAAAGTTGATTCTCCCAAGGTTGAAGTACAGAACCGTAGAAAAGGAAGGTTTGCGAAAAAGGTCCCTACTCCTCAAAAGGACTTGCCAgtgaaaaaaggaaaaaggaCAGCTGCTGTGGCAAAGATTACTGAAGACATCAAGCCTTCACCTGCAAAGAAACCTTCCCCATTGAAAACTAAATCTGCTGTTGTGAAAAAGGCTTCAACTGTAAAAAAATCGCCTGTGAAGAGAAGTCGAAGGGGTGCTCCCATGGAAGAAGTTGCAAAGGCAGCCACACCTAAGGCAGCAACACCTGTCAAAAAGACTAGACGAGGTGGTCCAGTTAAGCAAAAATCGCCTGTAAAACCAGTAGAAGAAAAGGTTGCAACTCCTGTCAAGGCAGCAGAGGTGAAACTCATTGAAGAAGTTGCAAAGGCTGCTACACCGAAGGTAGCAACACCTGTCAAAAAGACCAGACGAGGTGGTCCAGTTAAGCAAAAATCACCTGTAAAACCAGTAGAAGAAAAGGTTGCAACTCCTGTCAAGGCAGCAGAGGTGAAAAAGGACACTCCAGTGAAAAGGACTAGAAGAGGTGGTCCAGTTAAAAAGATACCCGAAAAGAAAACCGAGTTGAAAACTGCTACTCCAGTGAAGGAAGCATTACCCGCATCTCCAGTAAAGAGAAGTAGAAGAGGttccaaaatcacaaaatcaccAGCAAAGGCGGCATCAAAGAAAGAGACATCTGACAAGTCTAACAAAAGGTCACCTGCAAAGAAAGTAGAAAAGGCAGCAACTCCTGCGAAATCTCCAGTGAAGGCACCAGCAAGAAGGGGAAGGAGAGGAGCAGCAACTGTCCCTACACCTGTTAAAGACTCTCCAGCAAAGTCTGCCCCAACACGTGGAACAAAGAGGAAAGCTATTGATGAACAGAAGAGTCTGGCAAAGGTTCCTAAAATATCAGCTCCAGTTGAAGTTGCAAAGCCTTCACCTGAAAAGAAAGGTAAAAGGGGAGCTGTGGCAAAACCTGCAACACCAGCTAAAGTCAGTCCTGTTAAACCAAGGCGTACAAAAGGTAAAGCAGAAACGCCAGTGAAAGCAGAAACGCCAGTGAAGAAGGTAGTTGTTGAAGAAAAAAAGGTAAACACACCTAAGCCATCACCTGCTAAGCTTACCAGAGTGAATAGGAGGAAGGCAGTTCAAGGAAAACCAGCATCTCCTGCAAAAGTGTCTCCACAAAAGAAAGATAAAAAGGGAACTGTTAAAACTACCAAGATAGCCACACCCGCCAAAGTCAGTCCCGTTAAAGCTAAATGGGCGACCCGTGGAAAAGCTGCCAGCTCAGCAAAGAAATTGCCTGTTAAAGCAACAAAGTCCAACaaaaagacaacaaaagcaGCCAGTCCTGCCAAAAAAGCTGCAACACCTGTAAAGCGTACAACAAGAAGTAGGAAATGA